In Terriglobia bacterium, the genomic stretch GCCGTCAAAAGCGGCTCGCTAAAAGCTGCGCCGCGTGCCAGCAGAGAGCCGTTGACTTCAGATAAACGACTGTTGCGCTCGGGCGGCATTCCAATTAGCTTTTTAGTTTGTTGCGGCGAATCGCCGAGCGTGCAGGAGGAGAAAATTGCCAGTGCGTTTGATTGACAGCATGGCCACCACTGCGCCGCTGGCTGCCGTGTTCTCCGACGAGTCCGTTTTACAAGCAATGCTCGATTTTGAAGTTGCACTGGCCCGCGCTGAAGCGCGGCTGAATATCATCCCGCACGCGGCCGCTGAGTTGATCGCGCAGGAAGCCGGGGCAGCGGGCTTCGATGTACCGGCGATCATCGCGGCCACGTTTCACACCGGGACTCCGGCCATCCCGCTGGTCGAACAATTGATCGCGCGCGTCCGGGCAAGAGATCAGGCTGCGGCAGGCTTCGTCCACTGGGGCGCGACCAGCCAGGATGTTTGCGATACCGCGATGGTGGCGCTGCTCTGCAGGGCGCGGGCGATTCTCTTTGCCAATCTGGCGCGCCTGGAGCGGGCGCTGCAAAGTCTCGCCGACAAGCACGGCCAGACGGTGATGCTCGGCCGCACTCTGTTGCAGGCCGCGCCTCCCATTACGTTTGGCCTGAAAGCCGCCAGCTGGCTCGCCGCCATAGCGCGCTCGCGCCGCAGGCTGGAGAAAAGTTTCGAGCAAGCAAGTGTCTTGCAGTTTGGCGGCGCAAGCGGAACTTTGGCAGCTCTGGGGAACCACGGCCTCGCCGTGGCCCAGGCCGTGGCCGACGAGCTGAAGTTGACGTTGCCCGACGCTCCATGGCACACACATCGCGATCGTCTGGCTGAACTGGTCTGCTCCTGCGGCGTGCTGACCGGATCGCTCGGCAAGATGGCGCGCGACGTCAGCCTCCTGATGCAAGACGAGGTGGCTGAAGTCAGCGAGCCTGCTGCTCCGGGCCGCGGAGGCTCTTCCACCATGCCGCACAAGCACAATCCCGTGGGATGCGTGCTGGCGCTGAGCGCCGCGGGCCGTGTGCCGCCGTTGGTGTCGGCATTTCTCTCCAGTATGGTGCAGGAACACGAGCGCGCTGCCGGAGGCTGGCAGGCGGAGTGGAGCATCATCTCTTCCGTGATCGGCGCGACGGGCTTGGCGGTCTCCGCCATGGCGGAAGTCGCCGAAGGCCTCACGGTGGATGCCGCGCGCATGCGCGCCAACATGGATGCCACTCGCGGAGCCGTTTTCGCTGAGCGCGCCATGATGGTCCTGGCAGAAAAAGTGGGGCGCGATGCGGCCCGCAAACTGGTGGAAGAAGCCGTGCGACTCAGCCGGGAGAAAGGGCGGAAGCTGAGCGCTACGCTGGGCGCCATGAGAGACTTGCCGCCAGGCGCGGCGGCGCTTCTGGCTGACCTGGAAAACCCCGAACAATACCTTGGCGTCGCTGACGAATTGCGAAAACGCTTGTTGGCTTCCGCAAAGGAAAACCATTTAGACAAGGAGTAACACGTTGCCATTTATCGCCATCAATGGCGCTCGCCTGTTCTATCGCCTGGAAGGGCGAGACGACCTGCCTGTCCTGCTGCTCTCGCATTCCCTGGGCTGCGACCACAGCATGTGGGACCCGCAGATGCCCGCGTTGCTCGACTATTTTCGTGTGCTGCGATATGACACGCGAGGCCACGGCGCGTCCGCTGTCCCCCAGGGCGATTACTCCCTCGAACAACTGGGCCGCGAGCCGCTGGATCTGGCCGGGGCGCTCGGCATCGGCAACTTTGCGTTTTGTGGATTGTCCATGGGCGGCGCCGTGGGTCAGTGGCTGGCGCTCCATGCGCCCGGACGCCTTTCATCGCTCGTGCTGGCCAACTCTTCACCGCAGTTCGGCGCCCGCGACACGTGGGACGCCCGCATCAAGGCAGTTCAAGAGGGTGGGATCGCGGCCATCGCGGACGCCGTGATGGGACGCTTCTTTTCTCCTGATCGCCAGGCCGGCCCATACGCGCAGTCAACTCGCCGCGTCCTTCTGGGCACCGACCCCGCGGGCTACGCCGGCTGTTGCACAGCGCTGCGCGACATGAATCACAAGAGCGTGCTGGGCAAGATCGCCGTGCCCACGCTGGTGATTGGCAGTGATCGCGATCCTTCCACGCCGTGGGAAGGCAACGGCGACCTCCTGGCGCGCGAAATTCCCGGGGCCAAAGCCGTTGTCTTGTCCGGCGCGCACCTCTCCAACCTGGAGCAGCCACGCGGTTTCACCGCGGCGTTGCTGGAGTTTCTGCTGGCGTCGCACCACCGGCCGCAGGACGCGCTGGAAGAAGGTATGCGTGTCCGCCGCCAGGTGCTGGGCGACGAGCATGTGGACCGTGCCATCAACAGCGCCACCGCTCTCACCCGTGAATTTCAGGAGTTGATTACCCGCTACGCCTGGGGGACCGTCTGGTCGCGCCCCGGACTGAACCAGCGTACCCGCCGGCTACTGGTCGCGGCGATTACGTCATCTCTTGGGCGATGGGAAGAATTTCGCCTGCACCTGCGGGCCGGCCTGCAGAACGGTCTGGAACT encodes the following:
- the pcaB gene encoding 3-carboxy-cis,cis-muconate cycloisomerase: MATTAPLAAVFSDESVLQAMLDFEVALARAEARLNIIPHAAAELIAQEAGAAGFDVPAIIAATFHTGTPAIPLVEQLIARVRARDQAAAGFVHWGATSQDVCDTAMVALLCRARAILFANLARLERALQSLADKHGQTVMLGRTLLQAAPPITFGLKAASWLAAIARSRRRLEKSFEQASVLQFGGASGTLAALGNHGLAVAQAVADELKLTLPDAPWHTHRDRLAELVCSCGVLTGSLGKMARDVSLLMQDEVAEVSEPAAPGRGGSSTMPHKHNPVGCVLALSAAGRVPPLVSAFLSSMVQEHERAAGGWQAEWSIISSVIGATGLAVSAMAEVAEGLTVDAARMRANMDATRGAVFAERAMMVLAEKVGRDAARKLVEEAVRLSREKGRKLSATLGAMRDLPPGAAALLADLENPEQYLGVADELRKRLLASAKENHLDKE
- the pcaD gene encoding 3-oxoadipate enol-lactonase yields the protein MPFIAINGARLFYRLEGRDDLPVLLLSHSLGCDHSMWDPQMPALLDYFRVLRYDTRGHGASAVPQGDYSLEQLGREPLDLAGALGIGNFAFCGLSMGGAVGQWLALHAPGRLSSLVLANSSPQFGARDTWDARIKAVQEGGIAAIADAVMGRFFSPDRQAGPYAQSTRRVLLGTDPAGYAGCCTALRDMNHKSVLGKIAVPTLVIGSDRDPSTPWEGNGDLLAREIPGAKAVVLSGAHLSNLEQPRGFTAALLEFLLASHHRPQDALEEGMRVRRQVLGDEHVDRAINSATALTREFQELITRYAWGTVWSRPGLNQRTRRLLVAAITSSLGRWEEFRLHLRAGLQNGLELSDVKEVLLQVAIYAGVPAANTAFKIAREIVEEINAPKN